Proteins from a single region of Sphingomonas sp.:
- a CDS encoding MFS transporter: MQAFDTNAVTVALPAMARAFRVQPLALDMVISAYLIGAAGFLPLCNWAAERFGARVMFLLAIAMFGASSLMCGLAADLPGLILARVVQGGAGALLLPVGRIIVLSATPRQDFVRAMAVLTTPVMVGPLVGPPLGGAIVTLVSWRWLFLVNLPIALIGLVLVIRFLPAMPADRKKPLDWLGLALLSTALVAISYGLTLPMRGASPVAIVAIPLIGLASGLFYLRHASRHPRPILDPAVLRIPTVAIATIGGIFQRMLTSAAPFLLALLFQLGLGLSPLAAGSLIFGSALGSVCARWPLGWMLRRWGFRRMLTANALAIAATLSASALFTPATPYALLFALLFVQGLLRSLQITAISTLVYADLAERDIGAASTLSSLVQQLALACGIALSAAAVQALLWWHGGTVLGADAIRPAFVLLAITSLLSLAWILRLPGDAGNVIADRHDVATRSPDRAIVR; the protein is encoded by the coding sequence ATGCAGGCGTTCGATACCAATGCGGTGACGGTGGCTTTGCCCGCTATGGCCCGGGCATTCCGGGTACAGCCGCTGGCGCTCGACATGGTGATCAGCGCCTATCTGATCGGGGCGGCGGGTTTTCTGCCCCTTTGCAACTGGGCGGCGGAGCGCTTCGGGGCGCGGGTGATGTTCCTGCTCGCCATCGCCATGTTCGGGGCGAGTTCGCTGATGTGCGGGCTGGCGGCCGATCTCCCCGGCCTGATCCTCGCTCGCGTCGTCCAAGGCGGCGCCGGCGCGCTGCTGTTGCCGGTGGGCCGGATCATCGTGCTCAGCGCCACCCCCAGGCAGGATTTCGTCCGCGCCATGGCGGTGCTGACCACGCCGGTAATGGTCGGGCCGCTAGTGGGCCCGCCCTTGGGCGGCGCGATCGTGACTCTGGTTTCGTGGCGATGGCTGTTCCTTGTCAACCTGCCCATCGCGCTGATCGGGCTCGTGCTGGTGATCCGCTTCCTCCCCGCCATGCCCGCAGACCGCAAGAAGCCGCTCGACTGGCTGGGCCTCGCGCTATTGTCTACGGCGTTGGTGGCGATCAGCTATGGGCTCACTTTGCCGATGCGGGGGGCATCGCCGGTCGCGATCGTCGCGATCCCATTGATCGGGCTGGCGAGCGGCCTTTTCTATCTTCGCCACGCCAGCCGCCATCCGCGACCCATCCTCGATCCGGCAGTGCTGCGCATCCCGACCGTGGCGATCGCCACGATCGGCGGCATCTTTCAGCGGATGCTGACGAGTGCCGCGCCGTTTCTGCTCGCATTGCTGTTCCAGCTCGGCTTGGGCCTTTCGCCGCTTGCGGCGGGAAGCCTGATCTTCGGATCGGCGCTGGGATCGGTCTGCGCACGCTGGCCGCTGGGCTGGATGCTGCGCCGCTGGGGATTTCGCCGGATGCTGACCGCTAACGCGCTGGCCATCGCCGCGACACTCTCGGCCTCGGCACTGTTTACCCCCGCCACGCCCTATGCGTTGCTGTTCGCCCTGTTGTTCGTGCAGGGCCTGCTGCGATCCCTGCAGATCACGGCGATATCGACCTTGGTCTATGCCGATCTTGCCGAACGCGACATCGGCGCCGCCAGCACCTTGTCCAGCCTTGTCCAGCAGCTCGCGCTCGCTTGCGGCATCGCCCTGTCGGCGGCGGCGGTGCAGGCGCTTTTATGGTGGCACGGCGGCACCGTGTTGGGCGCCGATGCCATCCGCCCGGCCTTCGTTTTGCTCGCGATCACCTCGCTCCTGTCGCTGGCATGGATCCTCCGGCTGCCCGGAGATGCCGGCAATGTGATCGCGGACAGGCACGACGTTGCCACACGATCACCAGATCGAGCGATAGTGCGTTGA
- a CDS encoding polysaccharide deacetylase family protein, which yields MREGEKDPGLYDFRPYRGRPKLAWPDGKQVAVWVSPNIEFYELDPPANPHRKSWPRPHPDVVGYGHRDYGNRVGHWRLAEAMSRHGFPGSVSLSVAMCQHLPEVVEDASQRGWEFFSHGIYNTRYSYGMDEAQERALIEDSIRTVREATGQKIKGWLAPALTHTSRTFDLIAEYGLSYTCDLYHDDQPGEVHVKSGRLISMPYSLEVNDHYGFFVYNMSPREYADTLIRQYQRLADEGGTVMCIPLHAYLIGQQHRIGPFEEVLKHIAADGRAWITRSGDIADHYRAQVAA from the coding sequence ATGCGTGAGGGCGAGAAAGATCCCGGTCTCTACGATTTCCGCCCGTATCGTGGCCGTCCGAAGCTCGCATGGCCCGACGGCAAGCAGGTCGCGGTCTGGGTCTCACCCAATATCGAATTCTACGAGCTCGATCCGCCCGCCAATCCGCACCGCAAGAGCTGGCCCAGGCCGCATCCGGATGTGGTCGGCTATGGCCATCGCGATTATGGCAATCGCGTCGGCCATTGGCGGCTGGCGGAGGCGATGAGCCGCCACGGCTTTCCGGGGTCGGTCAGCCTGTCGGTGGCGATGTGCCAGCATCTGCCCGAAGTTGTGGAGGACGCCAGCCAGCGCGGCTGGGAGTTTTTCAGCCACGGCATCTACAACACCCGCTACAGCTATGGTATGGACGAGGCGCAGGAACGCGCGCTGATCGAGGATTCGATCCGCACGGTGCGCGAGGCGACGGGCCAGAAGATCAAGGGCTGGCTGGCCCCCGCCCTCACCCACACGTCGCGTACGTTCGATCTGATCGCCGAATATGGCCTTAGCTACACCTGTGATCTCTATCATGACGACCAGCCGGGCGAAGTGCATGTGAAGTCCGGGCGGCTGATCTCGATGCCCTACAGCCTCGAGGTCAACGACCATTACGGCTTCTTCGTCTACAACATGAGTCCACGCGAATACGCCGACACGCTGATCCGCCAGTACCAGCGGCTGGCGGATGAGGGCGGCACGGTGATGTGTATCCCGCTACACGCCTATCTGATCGGGCAGCAGCACCGCATCGGCCCATTCGAGGAAGTGCTGAAGCACATTGCCGCCGATGGCCGCGCCTGGATCACCCGCAGCGGCGATATCGCCGATCATTATCGCGCACAGGTGGCGGCATGA
- a CDS encoding isochorismatase family protein, giving the protein MAEIIGTRMVSDGKTARQIFEEVMANPARAKFGFGSKLAIVNVDFQNAYTRIDRYKTAYETDPRQIELVNTISALARAKGMPVIWTHVAYAGDASDAGVWGTRTNTPDSLQNIKYDSDRHAFDERCDIAPGDATYTKRMPSPFFETPLQSLLVWHKVDTVVITGGSTSGCVRAAAVDSLSRGYRTIVPIETCADKHESYHFANLTDLQLKYADVEPVQTVIDWLEAQADA; this is encoded by the coding sequence ATGGCCGAGATTATCGGAACGCGGATGGTATCCGACGGCAAGACCGCGCGCCAGATCTTCGAGGAAGTGATGGCCAATCCGGCCCGCGCCAAATTCGGCTTCGGCAGCAAGCTGGCAATCGTCAATGTCGATTTCCAGAACGCCTATACGCGGATCGACCGGTACAAGACTGCGTACGAAACCGATCCGCGCCAGATCGAGCTTGTGAACACGATCTCCGCTTTGGCCCGCGCCAAGGGCATGCCGGTCATCTGGACCCATGTCGCCTATGCCGGGGATGCCAGCGACGCCGGGGTTTGGGGCACGCGCACGAACACGCCCGACAGCCTTCAGAACATCAAATATGACAGCGACCGCCACGCTTTCGACGAACGCTGCGACATCGCTCCGGGCGACGCGACCTACACCAAGCGGATGCCGTCGCCCTTTTTCGAGACGCCTTTGCAAAGCCTGCTGGTGTGGCACAAGGTCGATACTGTGGTGATCACCGGCGGATCGACTTCGGGCTGCGTCCGCGCCGCTGCGGTCGACAGCCTCAGCCGCGGCTACCGCACGATCGTCCCGATCGAGACCTGCGCGGACAAGCACGAAAGCTATCATTTCGCCAATCTGACCGATCTTCAGCTCAAATATGCCGATGTCGAGCCGGTGCAGACCGTGATCGACTGGCTGGAGGCACAGGCCGATGCGTGA
- a CDS encoding NAD-dependent succinate-semialdehyde dehydrogenase, with the protein MSADLQREACFIDGTWHVGDRWIEVDNPATCKMIGRVPSLGAAETERAITAAAQAMPAWTARPARERAGILRRIADLMARHSEPLARLLTEEQGKPLAEARGEIAYAASFFEWFGEEAKRAYGDVIPGHMADKRLLVLKQPVGVVAAITPWNFPSAMIARKVAPALAAGCCVVVKPSELTPFSALAIGALAEMAGLPAGVLNIVTGDAQEIGAALLASPVVRKISFTGSTAVGIRLMEGAAPTVKKMSLELGGNAPFIVFDDADVDAAVAGAIQSKFRNAGQTCVCANRIYVQSAVYDRFVDQLAAEVSRLTVGAGNEEGVSIGPLINTGAVEKVERHVADAVARGARIVTGGGRHARGPRFFAPTVLRDVTAEMLVQREETFGPLAPIMRFERDAEAIELANASEFGLAAYFYARDLSRVWRTAEAIEAGIIGVNTGVISTEVAPFGGVKSSGLGREGSRYGLEDYQELKYVCLSV; encoded by the coding sequence ATGAGTGCGGACCTGCAGCGCGAAGCATGCTTTATCGATGGCACCTGGCATGTCGGCGACCGCTGGATCGAGGTCGACAATCCAGCCACCTGCAAGATGATCGGCCGTGTGCCGTCGCTAGGCGCGGCCGAAACCGAACGCGCCATCACCGCGGCTGCCCAGGCGATGCCGGCATGGACGGCACGTCCCGCGCGCGAGCGCGCCGGAATCCTGCGGCGTATCGCCGATCTCATGGCGCGGCATTCCGAACCGCTCGCTCGCCTGCTGACCGAGGAGCAAGGCAAGCCGCTCGCCGAAGCACGGGGGGAAATCGCCTACGCCGCATCCTTTTTCGAATGGTTCGGTGAGGAGGCCAAACGCGCTTATGGCGACGTCATCCCCGGCCACATGGCGGACAAGCGCCTGCTCGTCCTCAAGCAGCCGGTGGGCGTCGTCGCGGCGATCACGCCGTGGAATTTTCCCAGCGCCATGATCGCGCGCAAGGTGGCGCCCGCCCTCGCCGCAGGCTGCTGCGTCGTCGTCAAACCTTCCGAACTCACGCCGTTCAGCGCGCTTGCGATCGGCGCACTGGCCGAGATGGCGGGCTTGCCGGCGGGCGTGCTCAACATCGTTACCGGCGACGCTCAGGAAATCGGCGCGGCGCTGCTCGCCAGCCCGGTCGTGCGCAAAATCAGCTTCACCGGATCGACCGCGGTGGGCATCCGCCTGATGGAAGGCGCGGCGCCCACGGTGAAGAAAATGAGCCTCGAACTGGGCGGGAATGCCCCGTTCATCGTGTTCGACGACGCCGATGTGGACGCCGCGGTGGCAGGCGCGATCCAGTCCAAGTTCCGCAATGCGGGCCAGACCTGCGTGTGCGCAAACCGCATCTACGTCCAGTCGGCGGTTTATGATCGCTTCGTCGATCAGCTGGCGGCGGAGGTTTCGCGGCTGACGGTCGGCGCCGGCAACGAGGAGGGCGTATCGATCGGACCGCTGATCAACACCGGCGCGGTCGAGAAGGTCGAGCGCCATGTCGCCGATGCGGTGGCGCGCGGCGCGCGCATCGTCACCGGCGGCGGCCGCCACGCCAGGGGGCCGCGCTTCTTCGCGCCGACCGTGCTGCGCGACGTTACCGCCGAGATGCTGGTCCAACGCGAAGAGACCTTTGGCCCACTCGCGCCCATCATGCGCTTCGAGCGCGACGCGGAAGCGATCGAACTCGCCAATGCCAGCGAGTTCGGCCTAGCCGCCTATTTCTACGCGCGCGATCTGAGCCGGGTGTGGCGCACCGCCGAGGCGATCGAGGCGGGCATCATCGGCGTCAATACCGGCGTCATCTCGACTGAAGTTGCCCCGTTCGGCGGCGTGAAGTCTTCAGGCCTCGGACGCGAGGGATCGCGGTACGGGCTCGAAGATTATCAGGAGCTGAAATATGTCTGCCTGTCGGTATGA
- a CDS encoding NAD(P)-dependent oxidoreductase, with protein MSRRETIGFIGLGSMGSAMAPRLSAAGHRVLGFDRADGAGASLIEAGGRMAGSVEEIGRECGIVFLSLPTPQIMREVVLGAAGLVHGGPRMIVDLSTSGPRASAEVAEQLERAGIAFVDAPVSGGRAGALAGRLSLMAACKEIDWREVEPLLLTFGRVFHVGEAAGQGQMMKLVNNMLSAAALVVTSEGVALGVKAGLDPKAMIEVLNASSGANSATADKFPRAVLPRTFDFGFATGLALKDVRMCLEEAQANDVPMLVGGVVRDMLTITQSRHGPQSDFTRLAQIVEQWAGTEIA; from the coding sequence ATGTCGCGACGGGAGACGATCGGCTTCATCGGGCTTGGCAGCATGGGAAGCGCCATGGCTCCCCGGCTGTCCGCGGCCGGGCATCGCGTGCTCGGCTTCGATCGCGCGGACGGCGCGGGAGCTTCCCTGATCGAGGCCGGTGGCCGCATGGCGGGATCGGTCGAGGAGATCGGCCGGGAGTGCGGAATCGTCTTTCTGAGCCTCCCCACGCCGCAGATCATGCGCGAGGTGGTGCTGGGAGCGGCAGGTCTCGTCCACGGCGGCCCCCGGATGATCGTCGATCTATCGACATCGGGACCTCGCGCGTCCGCCGAAGTGGCCGAACAGCTGGAACGAGCGGGCATCGCGTTCGTCGATGCGCCGGTCAGCGGCGGGCGGGCAGGGGCGCTTGCCGGCCGCCTGTCGCTGATGGCGGCCTGCAAAGAGATTGATTGGCGCGAGGTGGAGCCCCTTCTGCTGACGTTCGGAAGGGTATTCCATGTCGGCGAGGCGGCGGGGCAGGGGCAGATGATGAAGCTCGTCAACAACATGCTGTCCGCCGCCGCGCTCGTCGTGACGTCGGAAGGCGTCGCGCTTGGCGTCAAGGCCGGGCTCGACCCGAAGGCGATGATCGAGGTGCTCAACGCATCGAGCGGTGCGAACAGCGCCACCGCGGACAAGTTTCCTCGCGCCGTGCTGCCGCGCACGTTCGATTTCGGCTTCGCGACCGGCTTGGCGCTCAAGGATGTGCGCATGTGCCTGGAAGAGGCGCAGGCAAACGACGTGCCGATGCTGGTGGGCGGGGTGGTGCGCGACATGCTGACGATCACCCAATCGCGGCACGGACCGCAATCGGATTTCACCCGGCTGGCCCAGATCGTCGAGCAATGGGCGGGGACCGAGATCGCGTAG
- a CDS encoding alpha/beta hydrolase, whose translation MLREQAAARRATSAPTPGPEIESVEDLSIQGPRGAIGARLYTPRDRPAGIIVYLHGGGWVIGDLNSADAVARVLADASGWAVLNVDYRLAPEHSFPAPLDDAWAALGWAAERFALPVMVAGDSAGANLATACALRACEAGAPELCGQILFYPVTDHDFDTASYRRSETEGYSLTRRDMRWFWDHYATPEQRLHPQASPLRARDLAGMPPTFLVIAGYDPLHDEGLAYAERLRGAGVPVELRRYESMSHGFASMIGVIPQAEQVLREAGAWTAASSGASDAIHRPALSPAGATGEECHVRSE comes from the coding sequence ATGCTCCGCGAGCAGGCGGCAGCCCGCCGCGCCACAAGCGCACCCACGCCCGGGCCGGAAATAGAATCGGTTGAAGACCTTTCTATCCAGGGACCGCGAGGCGCGATCGGGGCACGGTTATATACGCCGCGAGACCGGCCGGCCGGCATCATCGTGTATCTCCACGGCGGCGGTTGGGTGATCGGCGATCTCAATAGCGCCGATGCGGTGGCGCGGGTGCTGGCGGACGCATCGGGCTGGGCGGTTCTGAACGTCGATTACCGGCTGGCGCCGGAGCATTCCTTTCCCGCGCCGCTCGACGATGCCTGGGCGGCGCTGGGCTGGGCGGCGGAGCGTTTCGCGTTGCCCGTGATGGTTGCCGGCGACAGCGCCGGGGCCAATCTCGCCACCGCATGTGCGTTGCGCGCGTGCGAGGCGGGAGCACCTGAGCTTTGCGGCCAGATTCTCTTCTATCCCGTGACCGATCACGATTTCGACACCGCCTCTTATCGGCGAAGCGAGACGGAGGGCTATTCGCTGACCAGGCGCGACATGCGCTGGTTCTGGGACCATTACGCTACACCGGAGCAGCGCCTGCATCCGCAGGCATCGCCGCTGCGCGCGCGCGATCTGGCGGGCATGCCCCCGACCTTTCTCGTCATTGCGGGATATGACCCGCTGCATGATGAGGGCCTTGCCTATGCCGAGCGGCTGCGGGGCGCCGGTGTGCCGGTTGAACTGCGCCGGTACGAATCGATGAGCCACGGTTTCGCTTCGATGATCGGTGTGATCCCGCAGGCGGAGCAGGTCCTGCGCGAGGCCGGTGCCTGGACCGCGGCTTCGTCCGGCGCCAGCGACGCGATCCATCGGCCGGCATTGTCGCCGGCGGGTGCAACAGGTGAGGAATGCCATGTACGATCCGAGTGA
- a CDS encoding DUF6282 family protein has protein sequence MTWAIRIAAIVIASATGVAIAQTVPVTPWDLFNSRYPALAPSQDRQIDDPILRGAIDLHAHFGPDAYPRQWDAFEIARMMAARGMRGMVLKNHFTESASTAALVRKYAGVPDLEVFGGLALNSEVGGINPEAVRYFAAVAGSHAKIVWLPTHESEHEVGYEKASYPSVAVSKDGKLLPEVFQVLDVIKEKGLTLATGHVTPFEMLAIMTEARKRGLGPIIITHPNMGPKFTDPTLGELQEAVALGGYVEFVASQLLGKRKDEFIATIRTIGPAHCFVASDSGLVGLPSHPDALALSVRVLREAGFGEGDLDLMFRKNPARLLGLRP, from the coding sequence ATGACTTGGGCAATACGCATTGCTGCGATCGTCATCGCTTCAGCCACAGGCGTCGCCATCGCGCAAACTGTGCCTGTCACGCCATGGGACCTCTTCAATTCGCGATATCCCGCACTGGCTCCATCGCAGGACAGGCAAATCGACGATCCGATCCTGCGGGGCGCCATCGATCTTCATGCGCATTTCGGCCCCGACGCCTATCCGCGCCAATGGGATGCTTTCGAGATCGCGCGGATGATGGCGGCGCGCGGAATGCGCGGCATGGTGCTCAAGAATCATTTCACCGAATCCGCCAGCACGGCCGCTCTGGTGCGCAAATATGCGGGCGTACCCGATCTGGAGGTGTTCGGCGGGCTGGCGCTCAATTCCGAGGTCGGCGGAATTAATCCAGAGGCGGTGCGCTATTTCGCCGCGGTGGCGGGAAGCCACGCCAAGATCGTGTGGTTGCCGACGCACGAGTCCGAGCATGAGGTCGGCTATGAAAAGGCCAGCTATCCGTCGGTCGCCGTCTCCAAGGACGGCAAGCTGCTGCCCGAAGTCTTCCAAGTGCTGGACGTCATCAAGGAAAAGGGTCTGACGCTCGCCACCGGGCACGTCACGCCTTTCGAAATGCTCGCGATCATGACGGAGGCGAGGAAGCGCGGCCTGGGCCCGATCATCATCACCCATCCGAACATGGGCCCGAAATTCACCGACCCGACGCTCGGCGAACTGCAGGAGGCCGTGGCGCTCGGCGGTTATGTCGAGTTCGTCGCCAGCCAGTTGCTCGGCAAGCGAAAGGATGAGTTCATCGCGACGATCCGGACGATTGGCCCGGCACATTGCTTTGTCGCATCCGACAGCGGGCTCGTCGGCCTGCCGAGTCACCCCGATGCACTGGCGCTTTCGGTTCGGGTCCTTCGCGAAGCCGGATTCGGCGAGGGTGATCTCGACCTGATGTTCCGCAAGAATCCCGCGCGGCTGCTGGGGCTGAGGCCGTGA
- a CDS encoding glucose 1-dehydrogenase — MALITGAARGIGRAIAQDLADAGAVSILTDIQAQECADAAAAIMRTGARAHAFGLDVSDHDACHALAERVRTEVGAVSILVNSAGILLQGRIDAEGALATWRRTLAINIDGPFNLCHAFHAQLKETRGTVINLASIRSFVAPANAAAYATSKGAVMQLTKALAVEWAEEGIRVNAIAPGFVETTLLAAGEKTPEREAAILARTPMKRQGRPEDIGGLTVYLASDSARFVTGAVIPVDGGYLAG, encoded by the coding sequence GTGGCGCTGATCACCGGCGCAGCGCGCGGTATCGGCCGGGCGATCGCGCAGGACCTGGCCGATGCCGGCGCCGTCTCGATTCTCACCGATATCCAGGCGCAGGAATGCGCCGATGCCGCCGCCGCGATCATGCGCACGGGCGCGCGGGCGCATGCGTTTGGCCTCGATGTTTCCGATCACGACGCCTGCCATGCGTTGGCGGAAAGGGTGCGGACGGAGGTGGGCGCGGTTTCGATCCTCGTCAACAGCGCGGGCATCCTGCTGCAGGGCAGGATCGACGCCGAAGGTGCGCTTGCCACGTGGCGCCGCACGCTCGCGATCAATATCGACGGACCCTTCAACCTTTGCCACGCCTTCCATGCCCAGCTCAAGGAGACGCGCGGCACGGTGATAAACCTCGCATCCATCCGGTCCTTCGTCGCCCCCGCTAACGCCGCCGCCTATGCCACGTCGAAGGGGGCGGTGATGCAATTGACCAAGGCGCTGGCGGTGGAGTGGGCGGAGGAGGGTATCCGTGTGAACGCGATCGCTCCGGGCTTTGTCGAGACGACCCTGCTGGCGGCGGGCGAGAAGACGCCGGAGCGGGAGGCCGCCATCCTGGCGCGCACGCCGATGAAAAGGCAGGGACGGCCCGAGGACATCGGCGGGCTGACGGTCTATCTCGCTTCCGATTCCGCCCGCTTCGTCACCGGTGCCGTCATTCCCGTGGACGGCGGCTATCTCGCAGGCTGA
- a CDS encoding N-acyl homoserine lactonase family protein, which yields MSDEYEIHAVRYGHFDRNAAANFIGGDEHDGPMPLDYFVWAIVGSERTYLLDTGFDAATGRKRNRALLRPVDQGLRAIGIDPQSVTDVIISHMHFDHAGNSDMFRHARYHVQDSEMAFCTGRCMCHPFLRHAFDVDDVTAMVRRVFEGRVAFHDGDSEIAPGLSVHRVGGHTGGLQVTRVKTRRGWVVLGSDAAHFYANFEQSRPFPIVQNVVEMLEGYDRMRALASSAAHIIPGHDPLVLRCYPASRPGLDGIVRLDADPLTEEATI from the coding sequence ATGAGCGACGAGTATGAGATCCACGCGGTCCGCTACGGTCATTTCGACCGCAATGCCGCGGCCAACTTCATCGGCGGCGACGAGCATGACGGGCCTATGCCGCTCGACTATTTCGTCTGGGCGATCGTCGGATCGGAGCGGACTTATCTGCTCGATACCGGCTTCGATGCGGCGACGGGGCGCAAGCGCAACCGCGCGCTGTTGCGTCCGGTGGACCAGGGGCTGCGCGCGATCGGCATCGATCCGCAGTCTGTCACAGACGTGATCATCTCGCACATGCATTTCGATCATGCCGGCAATTCGGACATGTTCCGCCACGCCAGATATCACGTGCAGGACAGTGAAATGGCCTTCTGCACCGGCCGGTGCATGTGCCACCCCTTCCTGCGGCATGCCTTCGATGTGGACGACGTGACGGCCATGGTTCGGCGCGTGTTCGAGGGGCGCGTGGCTTTCCACGACGGCGACAGCGAGATCGCGCCCGGCCTGTCGGTACACCGGGTGGGTGGGCACACCGGAGGGCTGCAGGTGACGCGCGTGAAAACCCGGCGGGGCTGGGTGGTGCTTGGATCGGACGCAGCGCATTTCTACGCCAATTTCGAGCAGTCGCGGCCGTTTCCCATCGTCCAGAACGTTGTCGAGATGCTCGAGGGATATGACCGGATGCGCGCGCTCGCGAGCTCGGCGGCACATATCATCCCGGGTCATGATCCGCTGGTGCTTCGCTGCTACCCGGCGTCGCGGCCGGGCCTGGACGGCATCGTCCGGCTGGACGCCGATCCGCTCACCGAAGAGGCAACGATATGA
- a CDS encoding aldolase/citrate lyase family protein: protein MSSTGPGSRAFRERLLAREPMIGTFMKVPATQNTEILGLEGFDFVVLDEEHAPWTRGTLDSALLAARAYGTAGIVRIARPDANSILSVLDDGAAGIMVPHVDTAQKAREVVSWARYLGGTRGSGASRGGEYGTRGADNYRLSDAAATVICMIEDRRALDEIDEIAAVDGLDAIFLGRADLALSLRNTVGPVPSIEDAVERIVAAANRAGKPVSAVVQSMQSDEARWLRGLGITAMMVASDIGLLRQAARNALHAFNTLMKPSE from the coding sequence ATGAGCAGCACCGGACCGGGCAGCCGCGCCTTTCGAGAGCGCCTGTTGGCGCGCGAGCCGATGATCGGCACCTTCATGAAGGTGCCGGCAACGCAGAATACCGAGATACTGGGGCTTGAAGGGTTCGATTTCGTCGTTCTGGACGAGGAACACGCTCCCTGGACGCGCGGCACGCTGGACTCCGCGCTGCTGGCGGCGCGGGCCTATGGCACCGCCGGCATCGTTCGCATCGCCCGGCCCGATGCGAACAGCATCCTTTCCGTACTCGACGATGGCGCGGCGGGGATCATGGTGCCGCACGTAGATACCGCCCAAAAGGCGCGGGAAGTGGTTTCCTGGGCTCGCTACCTGGGCGGCACGCGCGGCTCCGGCGCAAGCCGTGGCGGCGAATATGGCACCCGCGGAGCTGACAATTACCGCCTCTCCGATGCGGCCGCGACCGTCATCTGCATGATCGAGGACCGGCGCGCACTGGATGAAATCGACGAGATCGCGGCCGTCGACGGGCTGGACGCGATCTTCCTGGGCCGGGCGGATCTGGCCCTGTCCCTACGGAACACCGTGGGGCCGGTGCCAAGCATCGAGGACGCGGTCGAGCGGATCGTCGCGGCAGCCAACCGGGCCGGCAAGCCGGTTTCCGCGGTCGTGCAGTCGATGCAGAGCGACGAGGCGCGGTGGCTTCGGGGGCTGGGGATAACCGCCATGATGGTGGCATCGGATATCGGCCTGCTCCGCCAGGCTGCCCGCAACGCGCTGCACGCGTTCAACACACTGATGAAGCCCAGCGAATGA
- a CDS encoding polysaccharide deacetylase family protein — protein sequence MTLDPGYLQYPLRKRGMDHESYPYSNLFERPPIAWPSGKAVAVVVVVNLEWFPILPEDKPFRAPGHMVTPYPDYRHYTSREYGTRVGLYRMLDAFAKVGARLSVATNGAIGERYPQVIADILSGGHEIVAHSTDMNGTIASGLPEDEERALIAASLDALEKVSGARPRGWMSIARSQSFNTPRLLAEAGLAYMADWVNDELPYRFDTTAGPIVNVPVNHELSDRQIITVQQQSAESYVEQMQDAYRLLAGEADRFGGRMLPLNLTPYVMGLPYRIGALEALLAWLAAQPGAAFHSLGEIADALD from the coding sequence ATGACCCTCGATCCGGGCTATCTGCAATATCCCCTGCGCAAGCGGGGTATGGACCATGAGTCCTACCCCTATTCGAACCTGTTCGAACGCCCGCCGATCGCCTGGCCCTCGGGAAAGGCTGTCGCGGTGGTGGTAGTCGTGAACCTCGAATGGTTTCCGATCCTGCCCGAAGACAAGCCGTTCCGCGCGCCGGGGCACATGGTCACGCCCTATCCCGACTACCGGCATTACACCTCGCGCGAATATGGCACGCGGGTGGGACTCTACCGGATGCTCGATGCCTTCGCGAAGGTGGGGGCGCGATTGTCGGTCGCGACCAATGGCGCGATTGGCGAACGCTATCCGCAGGTGATCGCCGATATCCTTTCCGGCGGGCACGAGATCGTCGCACATTCGACCGACATGAATGGCACCATCGCCTCGGGCCTGCCCGAGGACGAGGAGCGCGCGTTGATCGCCGCCTCGCTCGACGCGCTGGAAAAGGTTTCGGGCGCACGTCCGCGCGGCTGGATGTCGATCGCGCGGTCGCAATCGTTCAACACGCCCCGGCTGCTGGCCGAGGCCGGGCTGGCCTATATGGCGGACTGGGTGAACGACGAACTGCCCTATCGCTTCGACACCACAGCGGGGCCGATCGTCAACGTGCCCGTCAACCACGAACTCTCCGACCGCCAGATCATCACCGTCCAGCAGCAATCGGCCGAGAGCTATGTCGAGCAGATGCAGGATGCCTATCGCCTGCTCGCCGGCGAAGCGGATCGGTTCGGCGGCCGGATGCTGCCGCTCAACCTCACGCCCTATGTGATGGGCCTGCCCTATCGGATCGGCGCGCTCGAAGCCCTGCTGGCCTGGCTGGCGGCGCAGCCCGGCGCGGCCTTCCACAGCCTCGGCGAGATCGCGGACGCGCTCGATTAG